Proteins from a single region of Burkholderiales bacterium:
- a CDS encoding MalM family protein: MILKTLSAAVLLGLFATYCATVRPLDAAKRELATAAECCASYAQFYFEPLNFSETESITINRESPAFQFDTGKSYFKAFRLPVTDKPYAIIVQSYFIEDTTRSGASFVFSPAVMFLDAGYGVTRRLDNSLDAAIDTGDSLSKAKLETRIPVNPRSAEERFVVIYTTAALLDKATILKVYKYARGGTIEDHYPLPNAPVGELKVSLTPRRN, encoded by the coding sequence CTGCGCGACAGTGCGGCCGTTGGACGCCGCCAAGCGGGAGCTCGCAACGGCGGCAGAGTGTTGCGCGAGCTATGCGCAATTCTATTTCGAGCCGCTCAATTTCAGTGAGACTGAAAGCATCACGATTAATCGCGAAAGCCCCGCTTTTCAGTTTGATACCGGCAAAAGCTATTTCAAGGCGTTTCGCCTACCGGTCACGGACAAACCCTATGCGATCATCGTCCAAAGTTATTTCATCGAGGACACAACCCGTTCCGGAGCGTCGTTTGTTTTCAGCCCGGCGGTGATGTTCCTCGATGCAGGCTACGGTGTGACCCGCAGGCTGGATAATAGCCTGGATGCGGCGATCGACACCGGTGACAGCCTGAGCAAAGCCAAGCTGGAAACGCGAATACCCGTCAATCCCCGCTCCGCAGAAGAAAGGTTCGTGGTCATCTATACTACCGCCGCGCTGCTTGATAAAGCGACAATTCTGAAAGTCTACAAATACGCACGAGGGGGGACGATTGAAGACCATTATCCGCTGCCGAACGCGCCAGTCGGCGAACTCAAGGTGAGCCTGACTCCCAGGCGCAATTAA
- a CDS encoding VIT1/CCC1 transporter family protein, with protein sequence MKEDAADVVENWREEKRSAYLYRLVAQAESGTPRQALFLGLANAAEKQAGLWAKKIHDNGASVPEQYAPDLRTRVVGLLVGILGPRRMRPALAAMKVRGMSLYIKAQYGHAMPVSVEEVGRRHRNMGSGGNLRAAVFGVNDGLVSNASLIMGVAGATSDAGVVLLSGVAGLVAGAFSMAAGEYVSVRSQREMYEYQIGLEREELDLYPEEEAAELALIYEARGLKKEEAEHLAKGIFTDPDKALDALAREELGLNPEELGSPWGAALFSFFSFAFGSAIPVLPYLFHAGASSLLTSIALSAVALFTVGATLSLFTGRHAWLGGLRMLTIGAAAGGATYFIGRLLGVTLT encoded by the coding sequence ATGAAAGAAGACGCGGCGGACGTGGTAGAAAACTGGCGCGAGGAAAAGCGCTCGGCCTATCTTTACCGTCTGGTGGCGCAGGCCGAAAGCGGCACGCCACGCCAGGCGCTGTTTCTCGGGCTGGCGAACGCGGCTGAAAAGCAGGCGGGACTCTGGGCAAAAAAAATCCACGATAACGGCGCCAGCGTGCCGGAACAGTATGCCCCCGATCTGCGTACGCGGGTCGTTGGACTCCTCGTCGGGATTTTGGGACCGCGCCGCATGCGTCCGGCGCTGGCGGCGATGAAAGTGCGCGGCATGTCGCTTTACATCAAGGCGCAATATGGCCACGCCATGCCGGTGAGCGTCGAAGAGGTCGGCCGCCGCCATCGCAACATGGGCAGCGGCGGCAACCTGCGCGCTGCGGTGTTCGGCGTGAACGACGGGCTGGTGTCGAACGCCAGCCTCATCATGGGCGTGGCGGGCGCCACATCGGATGCCGGCGTGGTGCTGCTTTCCGGCGTGGCGGGCTTGGTCGCCGGCGCGTTTTCCATGGCGGCGGGCGAATATGTTTCGGTGCGCTCGCAGCGCGAGATGTATGAATACCAAATTGGTCTGGAGCGCGAAGAACTCGACCTGTATCCTGAAGAAGAAGCCGCGGAACTTGCGCTGATTTACGAAGCGCGCGGCCTGAAGAAAGAGGAAGCAGAGCACCTCGCCAAAGGTATTTTCACCGACCCCGACAAGGCGTTGGATGCATTAGCGCGCGAAGAACTGGGCCTGAATCCGGAGGAGTTGGGTTCGCCCTGGGGCGCGGCCCTATTTTCCTTTTTTTCATTTGCTTTCGGCAGTGCCATTCCTGTTTTGCCGTATCTGTTCCACGCCGGGGCATCCAGCCTGCTCACTTCCATCGCGCTGAGCGCAGTCGCGCTGTTTACCGTCGGCGCCACACTGAGCCTGTTCACCGGTAGGCATGCCTGGCTCGGCGGTTTGCGCATGCTGACCATAGGCGCCGCGGCCGGAGGCGCGACCTATTTTATCGGCAGGCTGCTCGGCGTAACACTGACTTAA